In the genome of Photobacterium sp. TLY01, one region contains:
- a CDS encoding acyl-homoserine-lactone synthase codes for MYRLVCTQFLNFDKNELDDLGRFRHDVFIKQLKWDLNITSSEEGIETDEFDTESARYVIAYNDNDKIVGCARLIPTYSPYLLSDVFPYLCESDLPRDIATWEISRYAAYGHELESLPFDIFKFAMQLAGMHGVKHLVAVTTVAIERYFLRRGVILHRMGKVNRKGKDKLIALSFPVEQFDDDDFLNVIEAKGGLFFYRALPVSENFHLS; via the coding sequence ATGTATCGGCTGGTATGCACACAATTTTTGAATTTTGATAAAAATGAATTAGATGATCTTGGGCGTTTCCGACATGATGTTTTTATCAAGCAACTCAAGTGGGATCTGAATATTACCTCTTCAGAAGAGGGGATTGAGACGGATGAATTTGACACTGAGTCTGCACGCTATGTCATTGCCTATAATGACAACGATAAAATTGTAGGATGTGCCAGGCTGATTCCCACGTATTCTCCTTACTTACTCTCAGATGTATTTCCATATCTATGTGAAAGTGATCTCCCAAGAGATATAGCGACTTGGGAGATATCACGCTATGCGGCATATGGACATGAACTGGAATCTCTTCCTTTTGATATTTTTAAATTCGCAATGCAACTTGCAGGAATGCATGGTGTTAAGCATTTGGTCGCGGTGACGACCGTTGCAATAGAGCGCTATTTTTTGAGAAGAGGGGTCATTCTTCACCGAATGGGTAAGGTGAATAGAAAAGGGAAAGATAAACTGATTGCCTTATCTTTTCCCGTTGAACAATTTGATGACGATGACTTCTTAAATGTCATAGAAGCTAAGGGCGGTTTGTTTTTCTATCGCGCGTTACCTGTATCAGAAAACTTTCACCTTTCATAA
- a CDS encoding LysR family transcriptional regulator, with translation MIERSHLAILREVHRLGSLTAAAEALYLSQSALSHSMKKLEQQMGTPVWTKSGRNLHFTQAGDYLLRLAERVLPQFEHAEAQMQQFSKGQRGTLRIGMECHPCYQWLLKVVNPYLKAWPDVDVDVKQKFQFGGLGALFGYEIDVLVTPDPLLRPGIRYIPVFDYEQVLVVDANSPLAQAEYIAPEMLLDKTLITYPVEQSRLDVYNQFLTPAKCSPRKHKLIETTDIMLQMVAAGRGVAALPKWLAKEYEEKMPVVAVRLGENGIHKHIHLGVRETDLDIDYLSAFISLADSLSEHQAPASL, from the coding sequence ATGATCGAGAGAAGCCATCTGGCGATTTTGCGCGAAGTACACAGGCTCGGCTCGCTGACAGCAGCAGCAGAGGCACTGTATTTAAGCCAGTCAGCACTGAGCCACAGCATGAAAAAACTGGAACAGCAGATGGGGACCCCCGTCTGGACCAAATCTGGCCGAAACCTGCACTTTACTCAGGCAGGGGATTATCTGCTGCGGCTGGCGGAACGGGTGCTGCCGCAATTTGAGCATGCGGAAGCACAGATGCAACAGTTTTCCAAAGGCCAGCGCGGCACGCTGCGAATTGGCATGGAATGCCACCCCTGCTATCAGTGGCTGCTCAAAGTCGTGAATCCTTATCTCAAAGCCTGGCCGGATGTTGATGTCGACGTGAAACAGAAGTTCCAGTTTGGCGGTTTAGGTGCGCTGTTCGGGTATGAAATCGATGTGCTGGTCACGCCGGATCCGTTGCTGCGGCCTGGGATCCGCTATATTCCAGTGTTTGATTATGAACAGGTGCTGGTGGTAGATGCGAACAGCCCTCTGGCACAAGCTGAATATATTGCGCCTGAGATGTTGCTGGATAAAACCCTGATCACCTACCCGGTCGAGCAAAGCCGACTGGATGTGTACAACCAGTTTCTGACACCGGCCAAGTGCAGCCCGCGTAAGCATAAGCTGATTGAAACGACGGATATTATGCTGCAGATGGTGGCGGCCGGACGGGGCGTGGCAGCATTACCCAAATGGCTGGCCAAAGAATATGAAGAGAAAATGCCGGTTGTCGCTGTTCGGCTGGGGGAAAACGGCATTCACAAGCACATTCATCTGGGGGTCAGGGAAACGGATTTGGACATCGATTACCTCAGTGCGTTTATCAGCCTGGCGGACTCTCTGTCTGAACACCAAGCACCGGCAAGCCTGTAG
- the metE gene encoding 5-methyltetrahydropteroyltriglutamate--homocysteine S-methyltransferase, which produces MAKTHNLGFPRIGAHRELKFALEKYWQGESSQSELTELAAGLRQKHWQQQSGLDLIPVGDFSFYDQVLDTSFTLGHIPGRVKDLAGDELDNYFRVARGRSANDSGCQCVHAGEMTKWFDTNYHYIVPEFTADTCFALNPERLLAQLTEAKAQGVAAKPVLIGPVTYLWLGKEKDNSNKLDLLDQLLPVYEQLLTLLADNGVEWVQIDEPILVTELSAEWQQALSKAYQTLNKGQVKLLLATYFGELKENLSLAANLQVQGLHVDAVRGRNEVDAVIAALPADKVLSLGVIDGRNIWKTDLNAVLDWLAPVARDFGERLWVAPSCSLLHVPVDLNSEQKLDTEILSWLAFALQKLDELAVLSRALNDGRDSVSAELAANQAAIDSRRQSGRVHNPDVQAAVAAMTPQLGQRQSPYAERIAKQAAHLSLPAYPTTTIGSFPQTAEIRQARLKFKQGELDQATYVSLMKEEIARAVREQEALDLDVLVHGEAERNDMVEYFGEQLDGYAFSQFGWVQSYGSRCVKPPILFGDISRPAAMTVAWTLYAQSLTEKPMKGMLTGPVTILNWSFVRDDQPRAVSCYQLALAIRAEVLDLEQAGVKVIQIDEAALREGLPLRRSEWQDYLNWAVESFRITANGVADETQIHTHMCYSEFNDIIASIADMDADVITIETSRSDMELLDAFDHFKYPNEIGPGVYDIHSPNIPTEAQMVQLMQQAAKRIPAERLWVNPDCGLKTRQWAEVVPALQNMVAAAKSLRAK; this is translated from the coding sequence ATGGCTAAAACTCATAATTTAGGCTTCCCGCGCATTGGCGCTCACCGTGAACTGAAATTCGCACTGGAAAAATACTGGCAAGGTGAAAGCAGCCAAAGCGAGCTGACTGAACTGGCCGCTGGCTTGCGGCAAAAACACTGGCAGCAGCAGTCTGGACTCGATCTGATCCCGGTTGGCGACTTCTCTTTTTATGATCAGGTGCTGGATACCAGCTTTACACTCGGCCATATCCCGGGCCGTGTCAAAGATCTGGCCGGTGACGAGTTGGACAACTACTTCCGTGTAGCTCGTGGCCGTTCGGCCAACGACAGCGGTTGTCAGTGTGTGCATGCCGGTGAGATGACCAAATGGTTTGATACCAACTACCACTATATCGTGCCTGAATTTACCGCCGATACCTGTTTTGCGCTCAACCCTGAGCGTCTGCTGGCGCAACTGACGGAAGCCAAAGCGCAGGGCGTCGCTGCCAAACCTGTGCTGATCGGCCCTGTAACCTACTTGTGGCTCGGTAAGGAAAAAGACAATTCGAACAAACTGGATTTACTTGACCAGCTGCTGCCTGTGTACGAGCAACTGCTGACGCTGCTGGCCGACAACGGCGTCGAATGGGTGCAAATTGATGAGCCTATTCTGGTGACTGAACTCTCCGCTGAATGGCAGCAGGCGCTGAGCAAAGCCTATCAGACGTTAAACAAAGGTCAGGTCAAACTCTTGCTGGCCACTTACTTCGGTGAGCTGAAAGAGAACTTGTCGCTGGCGGCCAATTTGCAGGTTCAGGGCTTACATGTTGATGCGGTGCGTGGCCGCAATGAGGTGGACGCTGTGATTGCCGCGCTGCCGGCAGACAAAGTTTTGTCGCTGGGGGTGATTGATGGCCGGAATATCTGGAAGACAGATTTGAATGCCGTGCTGGACTGGCTGGCGCCTGTTGCCCGCGATTTTGGTGAGCGTTTATGGGTGGCACCTTCCTGTTCACTCTTACACGTGCCGGTTGATCTGAACAGCGAGCAGAAACTCGATACCGAAATTCTGTCCTGGCTGGCCTTTGCCCTGCAGAAACTGGACGAGCTGGCCGTGCTGTCCCGTGCACTCAATGATGGCCGCGATTCTGTTTCCGCTGAACTGGCTGCCAATCAGGCCGCTATCGACAGCCGCCGTCAGTCCGGCCGGGTGCATAATCCTGACGTGCAGGCCGCCGTGGCAGCGATGACCCCGCAACTGGGCCAGCGTCAGAGTCCGTATGCCGAACGTATTGCGAAGCAGGCAGCGCATCTGAGCCTGCCGGCGTATCCAACCACCACGATCGGCTCGTTTCCTCAGACCGCCGAGATCCGTCAGGCCCGCCTGAAATTCAAGCAAGGGGAGCTGGATCAGGCCACCTATGTCAGCCTGATGAAAGAAGAGATCGCCCGTGCGGTGCGTGAGCAGGAAGCACTGGATCTCGATGTGCTGGTTCACGGCGAAGCGGAACGTAACGACATGGTGGAATATTTCGGTGAACAGCTGGACGGCTATGCTTTCAGTCAGTTTGGCTGGGTGCAGTCTTACGGTTCGCGTTGCGTCAAGCCGCCGATCCTGTTCGGTGATATCAGCCGTCCGGCGGCCATGACAGTGGCCTGGACCTTGTACGCCCAATCACTGACCGAAAAGCCCATGAAAGGCATGCTGACCGGCCCGGTGACGATTCTGAACTGGTCTTTTGTGCGCGATGATCAGCCTCGCGCCGTTTCTTGTTATCAGCTGGCATTGGCTATTCGCGCCGAAGTGCTGGATCTGGAGCAAGCCGGGGTGAAAGTGATTCAGATTGATGAAGCTGCCCTGCGTGAAGGTTTGCCGCTGCGCCGGTCTGAGTGGCAGGACTATCTGAACTGGGCTGTGGAATCTTTCCGCATCACGGCAAATGGGGTGGCCGATGAGACACAGATCCATACCCACATGTGCTATTCCGAATTCAACGATATTATTGCGTCCATTGCTGATATGGATGCCGATGTGATCACCATAGAAACCTCGCGCTCTGATATGGAATTGCTGGATGCCTTTGATCACTTCAAGTATCCCAATGAGATTGGTCCGGGCGTCTATGATATCCATTCTCCGAATATTCCGACTGAAGCGCAGATGGTGCAACTGATGCAGCAAGCCGCAAAGCGTATCCCGGCTGAGCGGTTATGGGTGAACCCGGACTGCGGTCTGAAAACCCGCCAGTGGGCAGAAGTCGTGCCAGCATTACAAAATATGGTGGCCGCCGCGAAATCTTTGCGGGCTAAATAA
- a CDS encoding aminotransferase class I/II-fold pyridoxal phosphate-dependent enzyme, with the protein MTSVDKKPLHDSNWMSIRSTRTTDAFEQASGEGLTSFIVTERCGKQVILDDGKLYTEFISCSYLGLESHPLLIEAAYQALHHVGIHLSASRSAMSPVYLPQLENLLQEIYQGNSVTVFTSTSNAHLGVLPLLGSGNMHLYPTKSAVRWLVDKTAHASMQVLRGLLGQFGQVVRVDTHDTESLTTTLKQCQLDRVTPILLIDGVGSMSGLLPVRALAELLNQYEGYLYVDDAHGISISGKYGAGYAFENLEHCLPNNTLIAGSLSKAFGGAGGFIVLRKDYNNEQLKALANPLVFGHTVPVPLQAANVAAAKIHLSSEIDELQTALWKNIDRFDEKVESIMMNAGQRAPIRGAYFASEQQGLSAAATLRESGLIMFPVFYPIVETNKAMLRFAISANHSQEQIDFLATKLNALSG; encoded by the coding sequence ATGACAAGTGTTGATAAAAAACCATTGCATGACAGTAATTGGATGTCTATCCGTAGTACCCGTACAACGGATGCCTTTGAACAGGCATCCGGTGAGGGACTCACCTCATTTATCGTGACGGAGCGATGTGGAAAGCAAGTTATTTTGGATGATGGCAAGTTATATACCGAATTCATCTCTTGCTCTTATTTAGGATTGGAGTCCCATCCATTATTAATTGAGGCCGCTTATCAGGCACTTCATCATGTGGGGATTCATTTATCGGCAAGCCGGAGTGCAATGAGCCCGGTGTACTTACCGCAACTGGAAAACTTACTGCAAGAAATTTATCAGGGCAATTCAGTGACTGTGTTCACATCGACAAGTAATGCGCATTTAGGTGTGTTGCCTTTATTGGGTAGTGGCAATATGCATCTCTATCCGACTAAATCCGCCGTTCGCTGGCTGGTCGATAAAACGGCACATGCCTCGATGCAGGTATTGCGTGGGTTACTTGGTCAGTTTGGCCAGGTGGTCCGGGTGGATACTCACGATACTGAATCGTTAACGACCACATTAAAGCAATGCCAGCTTGATCGGGTAACGCCGATATTATTGATTGATGGTGTTGGTTCCATGTCCGGATTACTTCCGGTCAGGGCGCTGGCTGAATTGCTCAATCAATACGAAGGGTATTTATATGTCGATGATGCGCACGGGATTTCTATTTCAGGGAAATACGGTGCAGGTTATGCGTTTGAGAACCTTGAACATTGTTTACCGAATAACACATTAATTGCTGGCTCATTAAGTAAAGCATTTGGTGGTGCAGGCGGTTTTATTGTGCTGCGTAAAGACTATAACAATGAACAGCTGAAGGCATTAGCGAATCCGCTTGTGTTTGGCCATACTGTGCCTGTTCCGCTTCAGGCGGCGAATGTGGCTGCCGCGAAGATCCATCTATCTTCTGAAATCGATGAATTACAAACTGCGTTATGGAAAAACATCGACAGATTCGATGAAAAAGTTGAAAGCATCATGATGAACGCCGGACAGAGAGCACCCATCAGAGGCGCTTACTTTGCCAGTGAGCAGCAAGGTTTATCGGCTGCGGCAACATTGCGGGAATCAGGGTTAATTATGTTTCCTGTTTTTTATCCTATCGTGGAAACCAATAAAGCGATGTTACGTTTTGCCATTTCAGCAAATCATAGCCAAGAGCAGATTGATTTTCTGGCCACAAAGCTTAATGCCCTTTCTGGGTAA
- a CDS encoding autoinducer binding domain-containing protein gives MDKNTGFINWWLSVNAAFSSCTTNNEVIKKVSLEINKLGFDNFAYGKKQAVPFSRSKVCIFGTYPEAWLKRYQDKHYCQQDPSIASRASDQQFVIWQDDHHIKTHFIFEEAREWGINIGATLTLRSMDHSLCMLGVSRSDALINPDDKLMLKLKMRCLIELIEENSVKEGLDSLCQNEINLNNREEEILRWIADGKCSSAISDILGISENTVNYHIKNIQKKFGSTNRTLAAAYSAALGII, from the coding sequence ATGGATAAAAATACAGGATTTATCAATTGGTGGTTGTCTGTAAACGCTGCATTTTCGTCTTGCACTACTAACAATGAAGTTATTAAAAAAGTCTCACTTGAAATCAATAAGCTTGGTTTTGATAACTTTGCTTACGGTAAAAAACAGGCTGTGCCTTTTTCTCGTTCAAAAGTGTGTATATTTGGCACCTATCCGGAGGCGTGGCTGAAGCGCTATCAGGATAAACACTATTGTCAGCAAGACCCCTCGATTGCAAGCCGAGCCAGTGATCAGCAGTTTGTTATCTGGCAGGATGACCATCATATTAAGACTCACTTTATCTTCGAAGAAGCCAGGGAGTGGGGGATCAATATCGGTGCGACTCTGACATTACGTAGTATGGATCATTCACTGTGTATGCTGGGGGTTTCAAGAAGTGATGCGCTCATCAATCCTGATGACAAACTGATGTTAAAGCTCAAAATGCGTTGCCTGATTGAGTTGATCGAAGAGAATAGTGTCAAAGAAGGCCTTGATTCGTTGTGCCAAAATGAAATTAACCTCAACAATCGTGAAGAAGAGATTCTGCGCTGGATCGCTGATGGTAAATGCTCAAGTGCGATCTCTGATATTTTGGGTATTTCAGAAAATACGGTGAATTACCATATCAAAAACATTCAGAAAAAATTTGGCTCGACCAATCGTACATTGGCGGCGGCTTACTCCGCGGCGTTAGGTATTATTTAA
- a CDS encoding HemK/PrmC family methyltransferase has translation MKQAQIEQTFQQELQSLIASGVWDPYGDFQAIVKKYVSSDEVLAESDVACFRADLKERANRIPLGHILGYSDFMDCRFVVGTGVFVPRQQSAMLLEWLKTRLPVASDAVIYDLCSGTGAIGISAWRQHRGTRVYCLENDETAYQYLCRNIHRLADEGSVVALNKDITDLSFFLDKRQSVDVVISNPPYVPEAESLLPEWEKHHPEKAIYSGKDGSEIIDASLRLAETVLKPGGTVIVEHGESQIAMVKDLFTRYQFESVFTHTDPLFSDQTGPAVMTLGTKK, from the coding sequence ATGAAACAAGCCCAGATTGAACAGACATTTCAGCAGGAACTCCAGAGCCTGATTGCTTCAGGCGTCTGGGATCCCTATGGGGATTTTCAAGCGATAGTCAAAAAATATGTATCGTCTGATGAGGTGCTGGCTGAATCTGATGTCGCTTGTTTTCGTGCCGACCTGAAGGAAAGAGCCAATCGCATCCCGTTAGGCCATATCCTGGGATACAGTGATTTTATGGATTGCCGGTTTGTTGTCGGAACCGGGGTATTTGTGCCGCGTCAGCAAAGTGCAATGCTGCTTGAATGGCTAAAAACACGGCTCCCCGTTGCGTCTGATGCGGTTATTTACGATTTGTGCTCGGGAACGGGGGCTATTGGTATATCAGCATGGCGGCAGCACCGGGGGACAAGGGTTTATTGTCTGGAAAATGATGAAACCGCGTATCAGTATCTGTGCCGTAATATTCATCGTCTTGCGGATGAAGGCAGCGTTGTTGCACTCAACAAGGATATTACTGACCTCTCATTTTTTCTGGATAAGCGGCAAAGTGTGGATGTTGTGATATCAAATCCTCCCTATGTCCCTGAGGCAGAGAGTTTATTGCCTGAATGGGAAAAACATCATCCGGAAAAGGCTATCTACTCAGGCAAGGATGGCAGCGAGATCATCGATGCTTCACTGCGTCTGGCAGAGACTGTACTCAAGCCTGGCGGTACTGTGATTGTCGAACACGGAGAATCACAAATCGCCATGGTGAAAGACTTGTTCACCCGATATCAGTTTGAGTCTGTGTTCACTCATACTGATCCTCTTTTTTCTGATCAGACTGGGCCTGCAGTCATGACCCTAGGTACAAAAAAATGA
- the rimI gene encoding ribosomal protein S18-alanine N-acetyltransferase has protein sequence MIEFLPMTEAQLDAVWTIEQRAHPFPWTESQIRETPSRIALNLVMLVDGKVAGYCFGQSVAGEVSLLNIAVDPVWQGQGLGRQLLAAFVSAARAAGGQEIWLEVRAGNIRASQLYLAHGFELVSRRPDYYRADSTVSTHCREDALIMKAQL, from the coding sequence ATGATTGAATTCCTGCCGATGACAGAAGCGCAGCTGGATGCGGTGTGGACGATTGAGCAGCGTGCGCACCCGTTTCCCTGGACAGAAAGCCAGATCAGGGAAACGCCGTCCCGGATTGCCCTGAACCTGGTGATGTTGGTTGACGGTAAGGTCGCGGGCTACTGTTTTGGCCAGTCCGTGGCCGGTGAAGTAAGCCTGTTGAATATTGCTGTTGATCCTGTGTGGCAGGGACAGGGACTAGGGCGTCAGTTACTGGCGGCGTTTGTCTCGGCCGCCCGAGCGGCCGGCGGGCAGGAGATCTGGCTGGAAGTGCGGGCCGGCAACATCAGGGCCAGCCAGTTATATCTGGCCCATGGTTTTGAGCTGGTCAGTCGCCGGCCGGATTATTACCGTGCCGACAGCACGGTGAGTACTCACTGCCGCGAAGATGCGCTGATCATGAAAGCCCAACTCTGA
- a CDS encoding chorismate mutase, with amino-acid sequence MVVHKQINDAVVVRELKPYRDKLDEINEQIIALLASRMDICRTIANVKSRENIPMMQKDRVEFTLNKMKSLSVDYQLNPSYIGDIFERIIHETCEEELVIIKALSEEKEK; translated from the coding sequence ATGGTTGTTCATAAACAGATAAATGATGCAGTTGTGGTTCGTGAATTAAAGCCGTACAGAGACAAGCTGGATGAAATTAATGAACAGATTATTGCTTTGCTGGCAAGTCGTATGGACATTTGCCGAACAATTGCAAATGTTAAATCCCGAGAAAATATCCCGATGATGCAAAAGGACAGAGTTGAATTCACATTGAATAAAATGAAATCGCTCTCGGTGGATTATCAATTAAATCCGTCATACATAGGAGATATTTTCGAGCGTATTATCCATGAAACGTGTGAAGAGGAACTTGTCATCATCAAAGCCTTGTCAGAAGAAAAAGAGAAGTGA
- a CDS encoding FAD-binding oxidoreductase, translating into MNYDAIVVGAGAIGGSIAFELASRGLKVVRVGETKRTNAASKAAGAMNGCFGEITSGLISSDYGRLKVDMDIQAKNEWKTWSERLSEASGIHDNLLTAKGTHVILNSAGMAEVDTVNYEAIEKTLQNYNEPYEDIPASDLPWIKANDLVRPMQALYIPEENAVNSHLLLEKLDAAFLGKGGEIINENAAEILTEADVATGVKLTDGTLISADNVVIAAGVHSLDLLDAYPEVKKRIPPMFAGYGVSILARLKPGHQVPDSVIRTPNRAFACGLHCVPREKDLLYIGATNILSESPRKNALISDVQFLLGCALDQLHLDLNDAEVEAIQVGNRPIPADGYPLIGQCHFKGLWLATGTYRDGLHQSPLLAAYMADKIQGRRPEMNLDVFTPIRKPLPGLSREDTVNETVKQMFATGYEFRWDIKPYWLPLLDKGMTGFYADLIESLHPSYTPPPELVAFSYLHRSMYDRLAEYYEAWS; encoded by the coding sequence ATGAATTATGATGCCATTGTTGTTGGCGCTGGAGCGATTGGTGGCTCCATTGCTTTTGAATTAGCTTCTCGCGGTTTAAAGGTTGTCAGGGTCGGTGAAACAAAGCGTACCAATGCAGCATCGAAGGCCGCCGGTGCCATGAACGGTTGTTTTGGTGAAATCACGAGCGGGTTAATCAGCAGTGATTATGGCCGACTTAAAGTCGACATGGATATTCAGGCAAAAAATGAATGGAAAACCTGGTCTGAAAGATTGTCTGAAGCGTCTGGCATTCATGATAATCTGCTCACAGCGAAAGGCACACATGTTATCTTAAACTCAGCCGGGATGGCTGAAGTTGATACAGTGAATTATGAAGCGATTGAAAAAACGCTACAGAACTACAATGAACCTTATGAGGACATTCCGGCTTCTGATCTTCCCTGGATTAAAGCCAATGATTTGGTTCGTCCGATGCAAGCTTTATATATTCCTGAAGAAAATGCAGTCAATTCACATCTTCTGCTGGAAAAACTGGATGCTGCTTTTCTGGGGAAAGGCGGAGAAATCATCAATGAAAATGCCGCCGAAATATTAACGGAAGCCGATGTAGCAACGGGTGTGAAATTAACAGATGGCACTTTGATCTCAGCAGACAATGTTGTGATTGCTGCGGGCGTTCATTCGCTCGATTTACTTGATGCCTATCCGGAAGTCAAAAAACGTATCCCGCCTATGTTTGCAGGATACGGTGTTTCTATTTTGGCGAGGTTAAAACCTGGGCACCAGGTACCTGACAGTGTCATCAGAACGCCAAACCGGGCCTTTGCCTGTGGATTACATTGTGTCCCCAGGGAGAAAGATCTGCTTTATATTGGCGCGACAAATATTTTGTCTGAGTCACCCAGAAAAAATGCACTGATATCTGATGTACAGTTTCTGCTGGGGTGTGCCTTAGACCAGTTACACCTTGATCTGAATGATGCTGAAGTGGAAGCCATCCAGGTCGGGAACCGGCCGATTCCGGCTGACGGTTATCCGTTAATTGGGCAATGTCATTTCAAAGGATTGTGGTTAGCGACAGGAACCTACCGTGACGGCTTGCACCAGTCGCCATTATTGGCTGCGTATATGGCCGACAAAATTCAGGGCCGCCGCCCGGAAATGAATCTGGACGTATTCACGCCCATTCGCAAGCCATTGCCTGGATTATCCCGAGAAGACACAGTGAACGAAACGGTCAAACAGATGTTTGCGACCGGTTACGAATTCCGCTGGGACATTAAACCCTACTGGTTGCCGTTACTCGACAAAGGGATGACGGGCTTTTACGCCGATCTTATTGAAAGCCTCCATCCAAGCTACACACCGCCACCAGAACTGGTTGCTTTCTCCTATCTGCACCGGTCCATGTATGACCGTCTGGCGGAATATTATGAGGCTTGGTCATGA